A genome region from Danio aesculapii chromosome 2, fDanAes4.1, whole genome shotgun sequence includes the following:
- the LOC130237169 gene encoding G-protein coupled receptor 55: MTNCSTESVDTLTKKLDLVIYVPILVFGLALNIMALVVFCRLLRKWTESSIYMTNLALMDLLLLLQLPFKMHAAHHEWAEDKKLLCSFLESLYFVAMYGSIYTIACIALDRYFAINYPFRAKLLRSKKNALIVCVFIWLFVMAATSPIYTFGREKTGNFTCFHGFSNKGWSTALIVCLEVFGFLLPAAVLVVCSIQSIRTLKASKSTNPKKQAGVRIIYSSLAAFLVPFTPCHVAIFLQYLVRNGHILDCKKKQDIALFIQVSINIANVTCCLDALCYYFIAKEVRSTKDSLKLSISRGRTTSSSDV; the protein is encoded by the coding sequence ATGACGAACTGCTCAACTGAAAGTGTGGACACTTTAACAAAGAAGCTGGATTTGGTGATTTACGTGCCCATCCTGGTGTTCGGCTTGGCGTTAAACATTATGGCCTTGGTGGTGTTCTGCAGGCTGCTCCGAAAATGGACAGAGTCTTCAATCTACATGACTAATCTGGCACTGATggacctgctgctgctgcttcagtTGCCCTTCAAAATGCACGCAGCGCACCACGAGTGGGCAGAAGACAAGAAGTTGCTCTGCTCCTTCCTGGAAAGTCTTTATTTTGTGGCTATGTATGGTAGTATCTACACAATTGCATGCATAGCACTAGACCGATACTTCGCCATAAACTACCCGTTTCGTGCCAAGCTGTTGCGCTCGAAAAAAAACGCCTTGATTGTTTGTGTGTTCATCTGGCTGTTTGTGATGGCAGCCACTTCACCCATTTACACCTTCGGCAGAGAAAAGACTGGTAATTTTACATGTTTTCATGGTTTTTCGAATAAAGGTTGGAGCACTGCACTAATTGTGTGCCTGGAGGTCTTTGGTTTCCTGTTGCCTGCCGCAGTACTGGTGGTTTGTTCGATTCAGAGCATCCGTACACTCAAAGCCTCAAAAAGCACCAACCCTAAGAAGCAAGCTGGTGTGAGAATCATCTATAGCAGCCTCGCTGCCTTCCTAGTGCCCTTCACTCCTTGTCACGTGGCCATATTTCTCCAGTATTTAGTCCGAAACGGCCACATTTTAGACTGCAAAAAGAAGCAGGACATCGCTCTCTTCATACAGGTCTCCATAAACATTGCAAACGTGACCTGCTGCTTGGACGCACTGTGTTATTATTTCATCGCCAAGGAAGTTCGATCCACCAAGGATTCACTCAAACTGTCCATTAGCAGAGGCAGAACCACCAGCAGCTCAGATGTCTGA